The nucleotide window TTTGCGAGCCTGCGCCCGCCGGTTTATAGATCGGCCCCCGCCCGCCGCCAAGATCGTGCGGACTGCCGATGCCAGCCGGAGTTTCCAGCCCATGTCCCTTTCGCCGTCCGCGCTTCCCTTCGACGACATTCGCAACCTGATCCGCCAGATGCCCGGACCCGACGAGGATGCGGTGGCGGAAGTGCGCGCCCGCGACGCGCAGCTGACCAAGCCTGCCGGTTCACTCGGCAAGCTGGAAGAGCTTGCCGAATGGCTGGCCGGCTGGAGCGGCCGCGGCCGTCCCAAGGTCAGCCGCCCGGTCGTCGCGATCTTCGCGGCGAATCATGGCGTGGCCGACAAGGGCGTCTCGGCGTTTCCCGCCAGCGTCACCCGGCAGATGGTGGAGAATTTCGCAGCCGGCGGCGCGGCGATCAACCAGATCTGCATCGCCCACGATCTCGGCCTGAAGATCTTCGACCTGGCGCTGGACATGCCGACGCCGGACATCACCGAGGAAGACGCCTTCGACGAGGCCAACTGCGCCGCGACCATGGCCTTCGGCATGGAGGCGGTCGCCGGCGGAACCGACCTGCTGTGCATCGGCGAGATGGGCATCGCCAACACCACCGTTGCCTCCGCGCTGCTGGCCGGCCTGTTCGGCGGTGTGCCGGGCGACTGGGTCGGGCCGGGCACCGGTGTCGACGCCGAGGGCATGGCGCGCAAGCGTGCCGCCGTAGAGCAGGCCGTCGCCCGGATCGAGGGGACCAGCGATCCGCTCGAGGTGTTGCGCCGCGTCGGCGGGCGCGAGCTTGCCGCCATGGCCGGTGCGGTGCTGGCAGCGCGCCTGCAGCGCACGCCGGTGATCGTCGACGGTTTCGTCGCGACCGCCGCCGTCGCCGTGCTGCATGCGATGGATCCGCGCGCGCTCGATCATTGCCTCTTCGCGCATCTGTCCGCCGAGCCGGCGCATCGCATGGCGCTGGAAAAGCTCGGCAAGGAGCCGTTGCTGGACCTGGGCATGCGGCTCGGCGAGGGAACGGGCGCAGCGCTCGCCGCCGGTATCGTGCGTGCGGCCGCGCAGGTGCATGACGGCATGGCGACGTTTGCCGATGCCGGCGTGTCGGGGAAGGGCGATAACTAACTCCCGCTTCCGTCTCAGCCGGCAGAAACCCGCGCCCTATAGGCGCTCGGCGTCTCGCCGGTCACGCGCAGGAATTCGCGGTTGAAGTTGGACTTGGTGTTGAAGCCGCTGGCCAGCATCGCGGCGGTCACGCCGTGGCCTTCTGCGAGCAGCTTGCAGGCGTGGCGGATGCGGTAGCCGTTGACATGGCGTGACACGTTCTCGCCCTGCGTGCGGTTGATCGCCGCCGAGAGCTGTTTCATCGGCACGTGCAGGCGCCGGGCAAGGCGCGCGAGCGTCAGGTCCGGATCGAGGCACGCACCGCCCTGGTCGAGCAGTGCGCCGAGACGTGCCATCAACTCCTTGTCGGCCTCGATGTCCGCCCCGCTTTCGGCTCCGGTCTCCCTGGGGACGGCCTCGTCGCTATCGGGCCCTTCGTCCTCTCCCACCGATCCGGGGCGCGCGGCAACGAGGCCGAGCAGGCCCACGGCCAGAAGCGCCAGCGACGAGGTGAGGCTGACCACCAGCGGGCGCAACCACGCTTCGCCGGACATCAGCGCGATGGCAATCGCCGTATCGCTGACCGCCGACAGCAGAAGCGAGGCGCCGACCGCCTGCCAGATCCGCCGGGGCAGATGGCCGGCCTCGAGCCGTGCGAGCGGCAGGTCCTCGCGGCCGCGCGCCTGATAGAGGATCGCGGCGCCATACCCGGCATACAAGGCGACGAGGGCGGCATCCGGCAGCCACTGCAATGCACCCTGGCCGAGCGGCACGGCAAGGGCGGCGGCAAGCGGCGCGGCCACATGCGGCAGCGCGCCGGGCAGGGCAGGCGCGCGGATCGCCGCCTGCCGGAAGGCGAGATAAGCGAGCGGGGGCACGAGCGAGGCGGTGACCGGCAGCACCGGCTGAAGCGCAGCGATGCCGTAGTGCTGGACCAGGGAAATCAGGGTGCCCTGCAGCGCCGCCGCCCCGAGCAGCAAGGGAAAGAGCGAAGGCCCGTCCCGCAGCAGCACGAAGCGGCAGGCCAGGAATGCCAGCACGAGAGCGACGGCAAGGGGGATCGGCAGGACGAGCATGAAGGGTCCTCGGTGAATCGTATCGGGCACGAGGCCGGACGCATCCCTGGTACAGGATCCGGTTGCAGTCGTCCTCGATCCGGTTTCAGGACGCAAGGGCGGGCTCGGGGTGGCATCGGGATCTCATCGCCACCCCGAAGGAGATCCCGCGATGAAACGTCTTGCCCTTGCCGCCCTGCTGTCCGTTCTTACCGTCCTGCCTCCCGTTTCCGCAGTTGCTGAAACGCTGGCGATCCCCGGCTACGACCGGATGGACGTACCGGCCCGTCACCGCGCCCTGCCGATTGCCGCCTCGCTCTGGTATCCGGCAGGCCGGGCGACCTATCGAAACCTGATCGGCGACAGCGTCCTGTTCGAGGGCGCGCCGGCAATGGTCGGCGCGGCGGTCGCCGAGGGCCGCTATCCGCTGATCCTGCTGTCGCATGGCTCCGGCGGCGCGATGGACGGGCTGACGTGGCTGTCGTCGCGCCTGGCCGCGCGTGGGGCCATCGTGCTGGCGGTGAACCATCCCGGCACCACGTCGGGCGATTCCTCGCCGCGCCGGACCATGCGGCTGGCGCCGCGCGCCGCCGATCTGGGCGCCGCCCTGGAGGCCGTGCTCGGCGACCCGCAGTTCGCCCCGCATATCGACCGCGAACGCATTTCCGCGCTCGGCTTCTCGCTCGGTGGCAGCACCGTTCTGGGCCTCGCCGGCCTGCGGTTCGACCGCGACGCCTTCGCCGACTATTGCCGGAAGGCCGGAGAGGAAGCGGCCGGTTGCGATTTCCTGGCGAAGGGCGGAGTGCGGCTGGATGCGTTGCCGGAGGCGTTTTCGGCCGATATGCGGGACCTGCGCGTCTCGGCGGTGATCTCGGTCGATCCAGGGTTCACCCATGCCGCGGCGGAGGAAAGCCTTGCCGGTGTCCGGGGGCCGGTCCTTTTCCTCAACCTGGGCGAGGAAGATCGCTGGCCGGCGGTGGATGTCGGTCCGCAGGGCAGCGGTCTGGCCGCCCGCGTGCCCGGTGCGCGCCATCTCGCAGTCGCACCGGCGCACCATTTCACCTTCCTTGGCGTGTGCAAGGAGGGCGGGGCGGAACTGCTGCGAAAGTGGCAGGACGATCCGATCTGCGACGATCCGCAGGGCGCGGACCGGGCGAGGGCGCATGAAGAGATCGTCGGGATCGTGGCCGACTTTCTCGGGCTGTCCCGGACAGGCGCCGAATAGAACGAAGGGCTCCGGACGGAAGGCGGCAGCGCGTGCTGCCGCCTCAGGACGCCTTGCGCACGATCATCCGCCGGGCGGCGCTGCGGCGCGGGTTGATGCCCGCGCTCGCGGTCTCTTCCAGAGCCGGCATGGCTTCCAGCACGCGCGAGGCCGGGAAGGTGATGATCACCTCGGTGCCTTCGCGCAGCTTGGAGCGCAGCTCGAACTTGCCGCCATGCATCTGCACCAGCGCCTGGACGATGGACAGGCCGAGGCCGGTGCCTTCCTCCGCGCTCTTGATGGCGATGGCACCCTGGCCGAAGGCCTGCATGACGATGGGAATCTCGTCTTCCGGAATGCCCGGGCCGTTGTCGCGAATGGAGATGTACTGGCCGCCGCCCGCGGTCCAGCCGGCCTTGATGTGCACCTCGCCGCCCGACGGGGTGAACTTCACCGCATTCGACATCAGGTTCAGGATGACCTGGCGCACGGCCCGCTCGTCGACCCACAGCTTCGGCAGGTCGACCTCATAGGCTTCCGTGATGGTGATGCTCTTCTTGCGCGCGCGGATCGCCATCATGTGCTTGCAGTCGTCGAGAAGCTCGGCCAGCGGCACGGCTTCCTCGGTGAGCTCGTAGCGGCCCGCCTCGATGCGCGACAGGTCGAGGATCTCGTTGATCAGGTTGAGAAGATGCTGGCCGGAATTGTGGATGTCGGCCGAATATTCGCGATAGGTGTCATTCTGCATCGGGCCGAGAAGCTGGTTCTTCATGACCTCGGAGAAGCCCAGAATGGCGTTGAGCGGCGTGCGCAGCTCGTGGCTCATGGTCGCCAGGAACCGTGATTTGGCGAGATTGGCTTCCTCCGCCCGCCGGCGGGCCTCGTCGGAGATCGCGTTCGCCTGTTCCAGTTCGGAGATCAGATGGTCCTTCTCGGCGCGGAAGGCCAGCATCGTCACGGTGGAGACGTGCAGCTGGTTGCCGAGCATCAGGAAGAAGCCCTGCGCGCCGATGGCCATGGCCATCATCGCGTAGTGGATCGCCGTCTGCTGGTTGAGGAACGACACGACGATCGCCAGCGTGATCGGCAGCGTGCCGGCGAGCAGGGCGCGGGGCAGGCTGGCCGACAGCATGGTCAGCATGGCGATGACGATCAGCATCGTCGCGAACTGGAAGATTTCCGAGCCGTCATGGCCGGGCGCGGTCGACTGCAGCAGGAAGAACCCGGCCCAGGACAGGCCGTAGAGCATGTCGCCGATGATCATCTGGCGGCGCCAGCGCGGCAGATCGGCCTCGGCCGGGGTTTCGCGCTCGAAGCGGCGGCAGGCCATCAGCAGCAGCGTGTGCGCGATGAGCGTGAAGACGAGCCAGCCGACGACGATGTCGACCCGCATCCACAGCAGCGAGATGCTGCCGACGATCAGCGCGAACAGCGGCAGCGCGAGCGCCGCGCTCAGGCGATTCTTGGCGAAGGTGAGCAGCAGCTCGTATTCGAAGTTCGGCGTAGAGCCGTCGCCCGTCGACAGCCGCTCGCGCACATTGCGCACGGTCTTCGCCACGTCGCGCCGTCGCCGGGCGCGCTCGCTGTTGAGGGCCGTTTTCGCCTCGCTGCTGGTGGTTTCCTGCGCGGACATGTAACTCGGGCACCTGGTTGCCGGGGCCTTGCCCGGTTGGATCGAAACAGGTCCAGTGTGGTGACCAACCCTTAATATCCGCCTCAAGGACGTGGTTAACCAAACGTCACGATCCTATATCGCGGGCGCATGGGCAGTCGGGGGCAAGGAGAGCGAATGACAGCGAAAAGCGGATCGGGGCTTGCCGCGCTGGCGCAGGAGATCGGCGCCTGCCGGGCCTGCGTCACGGCTCCGACGGGACGGCCTCTGCCGCACGAGCCGCGGCCCGTCTGCGTCATGTCCAGGACGGCACGCATCGCGGTCTGCGGTCAGGCGCCGGGAACGCGCGTTCACGCCAGCGGCCGGCCGTTCACCGATCCGAGCGGCGACCGGCTGCGCGAGTGGATGGGGATCGGCGAGGATGTCTTCTACGATCCTGCGAAACTCGCCATCGTGCCGATGGGGTTCTGCTTTCCCGGGCTCGACGACAAGGGCGGCGACCTGCCGCCGCGCCGCGAGTGCCGCCGGCTCTGGCACGACCGCGTCTTTGCCGCCATGCCGCAGCTGCGGCTGAAGCTCGTCATCGGCGCCTATGCGCAGGCCTATCACCTCGGCGACCATCGCCGCGGGTCGGTGCGCGAGACGGTCGCCGCCTGGCGCGAGATCCTGGAGGAAACCCGGGCCGAAGGCGTTGCGGCGATTGTGCTGCCGCATCCTTCGTGGCGCAACAATGCCTGGCTGAAGCGCAATCCCTGGTTCGAGGAGGAGTGCCTGCCGGTGGTGCGGGCGGAGGTGGCGCGTCTTCTGGACTGAGGCGGGCAAACAAAAAGGCCGGCGCCCGGGACGAGGCCCGAACGCCGGCGGAAGGTGCGGGGCGCGAGGCCCCGGGGAGTATCCCAGAGGGGGAAGCGTGCGGCCGATCAGCCGAAAAGGTCGCTCAGGAAGGTGCGGACCTCGTCGAGGACCGTGCGGTCCGAGGTCATCGGCAGGGTTTCGTCCTGCGACCAGCCGACCATGCTGTCGTCGTAGAGCGACACGTTCTTGTAGCCGAGCAGCTCGTGCAGCACGAACCAGTTGGTCGCGGCCCAGTGGCCGGTGTTGCAGTAGGAGACGATCTCCACCGACTTGTCGCCCAGCGTTGCCGGCACCAGCGCGGAGATCTCGGCCTGCGGCTTCAGCTGGCCCTTCGCGTCGTCGTAGAAGAC belongs to Stappia indica and includes:
- the cobT gene encoding nicotinate-nucleotide--dimethylbenzimidazole phosphoribosyltransferase, which codes for MSLSPSALPFDDIRNLIRQMPGPDEDAVAEVRARDAQLTKPAGSLGKLEELAEWLAGWSGRGRPKVSRPVVAIFAANHGVADKGVSAFPASVTRQMVENFAAGGAAINQICIAHDLGLKIFDLALDMPTPDITEEDAFDEANCAATMAFGMEAVAGGTDLLCIGEMGIANTTVASALLAGLFGGVPGDWVGPGTGVDAEGMARKRAAVEQAVARIEGTSDPLEVLRRVGGRELAAMAGAVLAARLQRTPVIVDGFVATAAVAVLHAMDPRALDHCLFAHLSAEPAHRMALEKLGKEPLLDLGMRLGEGTGAALAAGIVRAAAQVHDGMATFADAGVSGKGDN
- a CDS encoding alpha/beta hydrolase family protein, with the translated sequence MKRLALAALLSVLTVLPPVSAVAETLAIPGYDRMDVPARHRALPIAASLWYPAGRATYRNLIGDSVLFEGAPAMVGAAVAEGRYPLILLSHGSGGAMDGLTWLSSRLAARGAIVLAVNHPGTTSGDSSPRRTMRLAPRAADLGAALEAVLGDPQFAPHIDRERISALGFSLGGSTVLGLAGLRFDRDAFADYCRKAGEEAAGCDFLAKGGVRLDALPEAFSADMRDLRVSAVISVDPGFTHAAAEESLAGVRGPVLFLNLGEEDRWPAVDVGPQGSGLAARVPGARHLAVAPAHHFTFLGVCKEGGAELLRKWQDDPICDDPQGADRARAHEEIVGIVADFLGLSRTGAE
- a CDS encoding AraC family transcriptional regulator produces the protein MLVLPIPLAVALVLAFLACRFVLLRDGPSLFPLLLGAAALQGTLISLVQHYGIAALQPVLPVTASLVPPLAYLAFRQAAIRAPALPGALPHVAAPLAAALAVPLGQGALQWLPDAALVALYAGYGAAILYQARGREDLPLARLEAGHLPRRIWQAVGASLLLSAVSDTAIAIALMSGEAWLRPLVVSLTSSLALLAVGLLGLVAARPGSVGEDEGPDSDEAVPRETGAESGADIEADKELMARLGALLDQGGACLDPDLTLARLARRLHVPMKQLSAAINRTQGENVSRHVNGYRIRHACKLLAEGHGVTAAMLASGFNTKSNFNREFLRVTGETPSAYRARVSAG
- a CDS encoding uracil-DNA glycosylase family protein; this translates as MTAKSGSGLAALAQEIGACRACVTAPTGRPLPHEPRPVCVMSRTARIAVCGQAPGTRVHASGRPFTDPSGDRLREWMGIGEDVFYDPAKLAIVPMGFCFPGLDDKGGDLPPRRECRRLWHDRVFAAMPQLRLKLVIGAYAQAYHLGDHRRGSVRETVAAWREILEETRAEGVAAIVLPHPSWRNNAWLKRNPWFEEECLPVVRAEVARLLD
- a CDS encoding sensor histidine kinase; this encodes MSAQETTSSEAKTALNSERARRRRDVAKTVRNVRERLSTGDGSTPNFEYELLLTFAKNRLSAALALPLFALIVGSISLLWMRVDIVVGWLVFTLIAHTLLLMACRRFERETPAEADLPRWRRQMIIGDMLYGLSWAGFFLLQSTAPGHDGSEIFQFATMLIVIAMLTMLSASLPRALLAGTLPITLAIVVSFLNQQTAIHYAMMAMAIGAQGFFLMLGNQLHVSTVTMLAFRAEKDHLISELEQANAISDEARRRAEEANLAKSRFLATMSHELRTPLNAILGFSEVMKNQLLGPMQNDTYREYSADIHNSGQHLLNLINEILDLSRIEAGRYELTEEAVPLAELLDDCKHMMAIRARKKSITITEAYEVDLPKLWVDERAVRQVILNLMSNAVKFTPSGGEVHIKAGWTAGGGQYISIRDNGPGIPEDEIPIVMQAFGQGAIAIKSAEEGTGLGLSIVQALVQMHGGKFELRSKLREGTEVIITFPASRVLEAMPALEETASAGINPRRSAARRMIVRKAS